A genomic window from Fusarium falciforme chromosome 2, complete sequence includes:
- a CDS encoding Signal recognition particle subunit SRP68, protein MDITKFVVQGRDQALLYGDYSSYHQSLAKRLLSCRKKLGVVTKNRGKFQGPVKVTAEEVAKNNEYVNLLLLTSERAWAQAMSMKSSRWSDVKKRSHIVSRLVKAARTSDELVEALSQADTSGATPTDILEAKAYSSLIHGSAAFEKKAWDTSLRSYAKARVIYSALATITKGDIFKDLLSETIDPSIRYAAYQLQTPRTVPIPTIARKAFPESESELANEINQIDPSILRSAEEAEDGVASAEGAPKTLTWRSREVSIEDAQIATAWGAMLAAKEKLAQNLAEPKGREPHELAAAYDDILMLSQDAVDATKQAIEEMKGEGVEQSDPRMQSLQITRTAVNFETVSWRIGRNRVLTGHHDGAPEEYGAKKRRKGKTAEEAAKHEKELPPGKKLAKLKEKVALYDGTLQNIESIKELPGVANDQELADQIDGYVKYFEALKALAIARSHAITGSAVNALALINHADGLVEDALSKVPKAEDAAALSLTVSSTAVEFLQTILNGELQRHRALVYIDNLRKNSKQSSGVQRPLIESLHEYPSAGVNLSHIVEFPPKLALIPVKPIFLDVAWNYIDYPSKTPAAAAEPAKEEKAGTEEPAPQQPKRGWFGFGRS, encoded by the exons GTTTGTTGTCCAGGGCCGCGACCAGGCGCTCCTCTATGGCGACTACTCGTCCTACCACCAGAGCCTGGCCAAGCGGCTGTTGAGCTGCCGCAAGAAGCTTGGGGTCGTAACTAAGAATCGCGGAAAGTTCCAAGGCCCCGTCAAGGTCACTGCGGAGGAAGTCGCCAAGAACAACGA ATATGtcaaccttcttctcctcacgaGCGAACGAGCCTGGGCTCAGGCCATGAGCATGAAGTCGAGTCGTTGGAGCGACGTCAAGAAGCGATCCCACATCGTCTCCCGACTCGTCAAAGCCGCCCGCACCTCTGATGAACTTGTCGAGGCTCTCTCTCAAGCCGATACCTCTGGCGCCACTCCCACCGAcatcctcgaggccaaggcatATTCTTCATTGATCCACGGAAGCGCTGCTTTTGAAAAGAAGGCCTGGGATACTAGCTTGCGAAGCTATGCGAAGGCTCGCGTCATCTACAGCGCTCTGGCAACTATCACCAAGGGTGATATCTTCAAGGATCTCCTCTCCGAGACTATTGACCCCTCTATTCGTTACGCTGCGTATCAATTGCAGACGCCCCGAACCGTTCCGATTCCCACCATTGCTCGAAAGGCCTTTCCCGAATCCGAATCTGAACTCGCCAACGAGATTAATCAGATCGATCCCAGCATTCTCAGGTCAGCAGAGGAGGCAGAGGATGGCGTTGCCAGTGCCGAGGGCGCGCCCAAGACCTTGACTTGGCGTTCCAGAGAAGTCAGCATTGAGGATGCCCAGATCGCAACGGCTTGGGGTGCCATGCTCGCTGCAAAGGAGAAACTCGCTCAGAATCTGGCGGAACCTAAGGGACGGGAGCCACATGAGCTAGCTGCTGCCTATGATGATATCCTAATGCTCAGCCAAGATGCTGTTGATGCCACCAAgcaggccatcgaggagatgaagggagAGGGCGTGGAGCAAAGCGATCCCCGGATGCAGAGCCTGCAGATCACGAGAACCGCTGTCAACTTTGAGACAGTCAGCTGGAGAATTGGCCGTAACCGAGTTCTAACAGGACACCACGACGGCGCACCTGAGGAGTACGGagcgaagaagagaaggaagggcAAGACTGCCGAAGAGGCGGCCAAGCATGAAAAGGAGCTTCCCCCGGGAaagaagctggccaagctcaaggagaaggttgCTCTATACGACGGAACGCTGCAAAATATCGAGTCCATCAAGGAACTGCCAGGTGTGGCAAACGACCAAGAACTGGCTGACCAGATTGACGGTTATGTCAAGTACTTTGAGGCCCTCAA GGCCCTGGCAATTGCCCGCTCTCACGCCATCACTGGTAGTGCTGTTAACGCCCTTGCCCTCATCAACCATGCAGATGGACTTGTTGAAGATGCTCTGTCCAAGGTCCCCAAGGCCGAAGATGCGGCTGCTCTGAGCTTGACTGTCTCATCCACAGCTGTCGAGTTCCTGCAGACAATCCTCAACGGCGAGCTTCAGCGCCATCGCGCTCTTGTTTACATTGACAACCTCCGCAAGAACAGCAAGCAGTCCAGTGGCGTCCAACGACCGCTCATCGAGAGCCTCCATGAGTACCCCTCTGCAGGCGTGAACCTATCGCACATTGTCGAGTTCCCTCCCAAGCTGGCCCTCATCCCCGTGAAGCCCATCTTCCTGGACGTGGCCTGGAACTACATCGACTATCCTAGCAAGACGCCGGCAGCAGCGGCTGAGCCTGcaaaggaagaaaaggctGGCACGGAGGAGCCAGCGCCTCAGCAACCCAAGAGGGGCTGGTTCGGTTTCGGAAGATCTTAG
- a CDS encoding DUF2415 domain-containing protein: MAVDESEIYPTEALVSKQSRKHYRIPVRPQHWQLRSLVSAEKKNIVYFPGGNGSNHVQRLNTTTRECETIKLLTFAPRCLVAEKGWLCCGSENGDFVAMRLDDGNDDDNQGSSLDLDPETRLSLGLDSTREGSLFSLISRARRSNKSLIAKSMKLAKDRVNCVTLWFPPTILAAHERAYTEPVAILANNDRTVILVSLRDFDQKEKIEPLDVITYPDFVNRALISPDGRLLIAILDDPYLYVHQRVRKPSESSSRSRESTGYQWEQTQRILLKSQRKDDKTDSRGSFAACFSESGAYLAVGTQHGTISIFNAALLSNPDADPLITSFQSSRPHSGPGAVRDMAFCPGPYGILAWTEDRGHVGIADMRSNFTVRQIVDIEEPGFEHINILDRNTIDPRLLENRRDRRDNTTSPGGNESSRRRLEMLDTLNSPLTANETLVLEAMQLGRRNRERQRATGTDDRPTAATSTLWAERSTRRPTNDDSGRPEERRSSSIGRAMGDLLGTYRAGDRLRGARPIARDTSDTPENGRRSDQRWMESLGETVAMLREQRQRQDSSYLTVLEILQARERGGDRDQDDTSIIVPLVNQVVTRWEDDHGGLGMPPSPDNTAGLAWSEDGRTLFVGAQNGIYELHVDVQSRKFCPSVSMR, from the exons ATGGCGGTAGACGAGAGCGA GATCTATCCCACCGAGGCCCTTGTCTCGAAGCAGTCTCGAAAACATTACCGCATCCCCGTGCGCCCGCA GCACTGGCAATTACGCTCCCTCGTCAGCGCCGAAAAGAAAAACATTGTCTATTTCCCGGGAGGCAACGGCAGTAACCATGTCCAACGCCTAAACACCACGACACGCGAATGCGAAACCATCAAGCTTCTTACCTTTGCGCCCCGATGCCTCGTCGCCGAGAAAGGATGGCTATGCTGTGGTAGTGAGAACGGCGATTTCGTGGCGATGCGGCTCGACGACGGTAATGATGACGACAACCAGGGCTCTTCTCTCGATCTTGATCCAGAGACTCGGCTTAGCCTTGGGCTCGATTCGACCCGTGAAGGCTCCCTGTTTTCTCTGATATCACGAGCCAGACGATCCAATAAGAGCCTCATAGCCAAAAGCATGAAACTTGCCAAAGACCGAGTCAACTGCGTCACCCTCTGGTTTCCGCCAACTATTCTTGCCGCTCATGAAAGGGCCTACACCGAACCAGTGGCAATATTGGCCAACAACGACAGAACCGTGATCCTAGTCAGTCTTCGTGATTTCGACCAGAAGGAGAAAATCGAGCCTCTGGATGTAATCACGTACCCCGACTTTGTAAACCGCGCCCTCATATCTCCAGACGGCCGCCTGCTgatcgccatcctcgacgaCCCGTATCTCTACGTCCACCAGCGAGTGAGGAAGCCCTCGGAATCATCGTCAAGGTCGAGGGAATCCACAGGATATCAGTGGGAGCAGACTCAGAGGATACTTCTCAAGAGCCAACGCAAGGATGACAAGACTGATAGTCGAGGAAGCTTTGCCGCTTGCTTTTCTGAGTCCGGCGCATACCTTGCTGTTGGCACCCAGCACGGCACCATATCAATCTTCAACGCTGCCCTCCTGTCGAATCCTGATGCCGATCCTCTCATAACGTCCTTCCAGTCTTCGCGGCCACACAGTGGCCCAGGCGCTGTCAGAGACATGGCATTCTGCCCAGGCCCATACGGCATACTAGCCTGGACGGAAGATCGAGGACATGTTGGGATAGCTGACATGAGGAGTAACTTTACAGTCCGTCAAATTGTTGACATTGAAGAGCCAGGCTTCGAGCACATCAACATCCTTGACCGAAACACAATTGACCCACGACTTTTGGAAAACCGCCGCGATCGACGAGATAATACCACTAGTCCAGGAGGCAATGAGAGTTCAAGGCGACGACTAGAGATGCTTGACACACTCAACAGCCCCCTCACCGCAAACGAGACTTTGGTTCTCGAAGCCATGCAGCTCGGTCGCCGCAACCGAGAAAGACAGAGAGCGACCGGGACAGATGATAGGCCAACAGCTGCGACGAGCACCTTGTGGGCAGAGAGGTCGACTCGCCGACCCACCAACGACGATTCCGGGAGGCCTGAAGAGCGGCGGAGCAGTAGTATTGGCCGTGCTATGGGAGACTTGTTGGGTACCTATCGTGCTGGTGATCGCCTTCGCGGAGCTCGACCAATCGCGCGGGATACGTCTGACACCCCTGAGAATGGGAGAAGGTCAGACCAGCGGTGGATGGAGAGTCTTGGAGAGACTGTGGCGATGCTTCGGGAGCAGCGCCAGAGGCAGGACTCGTCCTATCTCACCGTCCTCGAGATCCTTCAGGCCAGAGAACGAGGCGGCGACCGTGACCAAGATGACACTTCCATCATAGTTCCTTTGGTCAACCAGGTCGTCACACGGTGGGAGGACGATCATGGAGGCCTCGGGATGCCGCCTTCGCCTGACAATACTGCCGGACTGGCCTGGAGCGAAGACGGCCGCACCCT CTTCGTTGGTGCTCAGAACGGCATCTACGAACTCCACGTCGACGTACAGAGCCGAAAGTTCTGTCCTAGTGTTTCGATGAGGTGA
- a CDS encoding DAO domain-containing protein translates to MMLRPLVRSAPSGWRGIQKLNFSSTSVARADFTHAVVGGGVVGLAIARKLAQRGDNSTVLIERHNAVGTETSSRNSEVIHAGIYYGPSSLKAKLCIRGKNLLYELCEKHDVGHRRTGKWIVAQNEAQREALEKIHALCENELGVPTRWVSGEEVKRDGEGVKAACALDSPTTGIVDSHGLMMCLLGLFEEAGGVAALNSPVVGIKPLGAQPGSEGWEIEVKDASTGETSSITAETLINAAGLGAATIHNMIVPADRQQSLYYAKGNYFSYSASHPHISRLIYPAPEPGAAGLGTHLTLDLAGRVRFGPDVEWVDRPDDLAVNAARLPQAIAEIQKYLPGVKAEDLVADYAGIRPKLADQGAVLKGKGFHDFVIRREEGYEGWVNLLGIESPGLTSSLAIAEEVEGLVYGKEQSL, encoded by the exons ATGATGCTACGACCACTGGTGAGATCTGCGCCTTCTGGCTGGCGAGGCATTCAAAAACTCAACTTTAGCTCGACATCAGTAGCTAGAGCGGATTTCACTCATGCT GTTGTCGGTGGCGGCGTCGTCGGCCTCGCCATAGCCCGGAAGCTCGCGCAGCGCGGCGACAACTCGACCGTCCTGATTGAGCGCCACAACGCCGTGGGCACCGAGACGAGCTCGCGCAACAGCGAGGTCATCCACGCGGGCATCTACTACGGCCCTTCCAGCCTCAAGGCGAAGCTGTGCATCCGCGGCAAGAACCTGCTGTACGAGCTCTGCGAGAAGCACGACGTCGGCCACCGCCGCACCGGCAAGTGGATCGTCGCGCAGAATGAGGCTCAGCGGGAGGCCCTTGAGAAGATTCATGCCCTGTGCGAGAATGAGCTTGGTGTTCCTACGCGGTGGGTGAGCGGTGAAGAGGTGAAGCGCGATGGCGAGGGGGTTAAAGCAGCATGTGCTCTTGATAGTCCAACCACGGGTATCGTCGACTCTCATGGACTCATGATGTGTCTCTTGGGGCTGTTTGAGGAAGCTGGGGGTGTGGCAGCCCTCAACTCTCCCGTCGTGGGTATAAAACCCCTCGGCGCTCAGCCCGGCAGCGAAGGCTGGGAGATTGAAGTCAAGGACGCCTCGACCGGGGAGACGTCGAGCATCACAGCCGAGACTCTCATCAACGCAGCTGGACTCGGCGCCGCGACCATCCACAACATGATCGTGCCGGCAGACCGGCAGCAGAGCCTGTACTACGCCAAGGGCAACTACTTCTCCTACTCTGCGTCGCACCCGCACATCTCTCGCCTCATCTACCCGGCCCCGGAACCCGGCGCCGCGGGGCTCGGCACGCACCTGACGCTCGACCTCGCGGGCCGCGTGCGCTTCGGACCGGACGTCGAGTGGGTCGACCGACCCGATGACCTGGCCGTCAACGCGGCGCGGCTCCCGCAGGCGATAGCCGAGATTCAAAAGTATTTGCCCGgcgtcaaggctgaggacCTCGTAGCCGACTACGCCGGCATCCGACCCAAGCTGGCGGATCAGGGCGCCGtgctcaagggcaaggggtTCCACGACTTTGTGATCCGTAGGGAGGAGGGCTACGAGGGATGGGTGAACCTGCTGGGCATCGAGAGCCCCGGATTGACGAGTTCGCTGGCCATCGCGGAGGAGGTCGAAGGACTCGTGTACGGCAAGGAACAGTCACTGTGA
- a CDS encoding Zn(2)-C6 fungal-type domain-containing protein: MPARGPPSPTSQPAKRQRQNSFDDGSPRNGQPSPNDRQQADAASSSASAPASAAASVAAKPGQSSNFRNVSACNRCRLRKNRCDQKLPSCASCAKAGVACVGYDPITKKEIPRSYVFYLETRVEQLENLLSSNNIAFPPAENLEICSRPGTDTASINSTTETGYSGQSEAGDRTITRPQSQAVESLKPKKPGQAGFLNIVSPSKPRSLASASGVSFARVVYAAVQYSTSGQTGMNDRSGSRQPTGNGASLRDSFFGLHTRPTIKPAAFPPKEVGLRLVRLYFEHSNPQIPILHRGEFMQTFERVYATQDPGRGSRELYLLNMVFAIGCGVIVGEPVKTESSGGSTGAEARSRCEPEEYHASAIVHLESCLSNSGGGLEVLQAVLLLANFALLRPVPPGLWYIIGVAVRLAVDLGLHYEDDRDVEVSIPEPTESDQTEGAGPRENGVQARGRKLWTRDMRRRLWWCTYSLDRLVSTCVGRPFGISDQVITTEFPSPLDDDYITPTGLLDPPSDQIQPSYKHVAHHYFRLRLLQSEILQVLQYNQAQIAKAGASNKHSDTHMHLPSPFLVQFDSFRSWRIDIDRRLYRWKTSAPTRQETGVMFSTEFLELNYWQAIIMLYRQSLSVPAMFEGEYNSSNEVNSPTAYQAELREDEDRIYLKVAEAGQKILRLYRQLHLSGLVSYTYLSTHHLFMAGISYLYAIWHSPIVRSRLTMDEVDFTILAAKSVLTDMIDKCPPAETCRDAFDRTAKATIKMASSTGGFGSPTTQPRRQRSAWNTPPDSSKGSAQVRHRHQSSDQASYQFDMSRSDSLSSPTLSVTGEVNAQPSPPMARTAEGYMLKSRNRPSPSELNQEGSPVESGMVPSPGVPRRVTSQPSTGGGSYTGQHPQQQFSGPGPVDYPDAQTMEFLQNLGASANGEFGRMDQSQIDLGMGMNWEGLHHDFSETPQMNPFDTFFFGGPQGANGNGSSNDGGMNM, translated from the exons ATGCCTGCGCGCGGCCCTCCATCTCCGACCTCCCAACCGGCCAAGCGACAGAGGCAGAACTCCTTTGACGATGGATCGCCGCGCAACGGTCAGCCGAGCCCCAACGATCGACAGCAAGCCGACGCCGCATCgtcctctgcctctgctccTGCCTCCGCTGCTGCCTCGGTAGCTGCCAAGCCAGGCCAGAGCAGCAACTTCCGCAACGTCAGCGCCTGTAATCGATGTCGCCTCCGCAAGAACCGCTGCGACCAGAAGCTCCCGAGCTGCGCGAGTTGCGCCAAGGCCGGAGTCGCCTGTGTCGGTTACGatcccatcaccaagaaggaaATCCCACGCAG TTATGTCTTTTATCTCGAGACGCGAgttgagcagctcgagaaTCTGCTATCGTCCAATAACATCGCCTTTCCCCCAGCCGAAAACCTCGAGATATGTTCTCGCCCGGGCACCGACACCGCCAGCATCAATTCGACGACAGAGACGGGCTACTCGGGTCAGTCCGAGGCTGGCGATCGCACTATCACTAGGCCTCAGAGCCAGGCAGTTGAATCGctgaagcccaagaagccggGCCAGGCCGGCTTCCTCAACATTGTCAGCCCCTCGAAACCCCGGTCTTTGGCCTCGGCGTCTGGTGTCTCGTTTGCCAGGGTCGTGTACGCTGCTGTGCAGTACTCTACCTCTGGTCAGACGGGTATGAATGATCGATCAGGCTCACGTCAACCTACAGGAAATGGAGCTTCGCTGCGCGACTCCTTCTTTGGTCTTCACACACGGCCCACCATCAAGCCTGCTGCTTTCCCTCCCAAGGAAGTCGGCCTGCGGTTGGTGAGGCTCTACTTTGAGCATTCTAACCCTCAGATTCCAATTCTCCACCGAGGAGAGTTTATGCAGACTTTTGAGCGTGTCTATGCCACACAGGACCCCGGTCGCGGTTCGCGCGAGCTGTATTTGCTGAATATGGTATTTGCTATCGGCTGCGGTGTCATAGTGGGCGAGCCCGTAAAGACGGAATCGTCGGGCGGTAGTACGGGCGCCGAGGCCAGGAGCCGGTGTGAGCCTGAAGAATACCATGCGAGCGCCATTGTTCACCTGGAATCGTGCTTGAGCAACAGTGGCGGGGGATTGGAAGTTTTGCAAGCCGTTCTTCTCCTGGCCAACTTTGCCCTCCTCCGCCCTGTTCCCCCTGGACTCTG GTACATCATCGGCGTTGCTGTGCGACTCGCggttgaccttggccttcaCTACGAAGACGACAGAGACGTGGAAGTGTCGATACCCGAGCCTACCGAGTCGGATCAGACTGAGGGTGCTGGGCCACGCGAGAATGGTGTTCAGGCTCGTGGAAGAAAGCTGTGGACGCGTGACATGAGACGACGTCTGTGGTGGTGCACGTACTCGCTTGATCGGCTGGTGAGCACATGTGTTGGAAGACCATTCGGCATTAGCGATCAGGTCATCACAACCGAGTTCCCCTCGCCGTTGGACGACGACTATATCACGCCGACGGGGCTCCTGGATCCACCATCAGACCAGATCCAGCCCAGCTACAAGCATGTCGCCCATCACTACTTCCGCCTGCGGCTGCTGCAATCTGAGATCTTGCAGGTGTTGCAGTATAACCAGGCTCAGATCGCCAAGGCGGGCGCCTCAAACAAGCATTCTGATACGCATATGCACCTGCCGTCGCCTTTCCTGGTGCAGTTTGATTCGTTCCGGTCATGGCGCATCGACATAGACAGGAGACTGTACCGGTGGAAGACGTCGGCACCCACGAGGCAGGAGACGGGCGTCATGTTCTCGACTGAATTCCTTGAGCTCAACTATTGgcaagccatcatcatgctCTACCGCCAGAGCCTGAGCGTGCCCGCCATGTTCGAGGGCGAGTATAACTCGTCAAACGAGGTCAACAGTCCCACGGCCTACCAAGCCGAGCTacgtgaggatgaggatcgTATCTATCTCAAGGTTGCTGAGGCTGGCCAAAAGATTCTTCGTCTCTATCGACAGCTCCATCTCAGTGGTCTGGTCAGCTACACCTACCTCTCCACGCACCACCTCTTCATGGCAGGAATTTCGTACTTGTATGCCATCTGGCATTCGCCAATTGTGCGAAGCCGCCTT ACCATGGACGAGGTGGATTTTACCATCCTCGCGGCCAAGTCGGTCCTCACCGATATGATTGACAAGTGCCCGCCTGCTGAGACATGCCGAGATGCCTTTGACCGGACAGCCAAGGCCACTATCAAGATGGCCAGTTCTACAGGAGGTTTCGGGTCCCCAACGACTCAGCCTCGAAGACAGCGCTCGGCTTGGAACACGCCCCCTGACTCATCCAAGGGCTCGGCACAGGTCCGTCACCGGCACCAGAGCTCCGACCAGGCGTCTTATCAGTTTGACATGTCGCGGTCCGACTCGCTCTCCTCCCCGACACTGTCCGTGACGGGCGAGGTAAACGCGCAGCCATCTCCCCCGATGGCGCGGACTGCTGAGGGGTACATGCTCAAGTCGCGTAATCGCCCAAGCCCTTCTGAGCTCAACCAGGAGGGATCGCCCGTGGAATCGGGCATGGTGCCATCACCTGGTGTTCCCAGGAGGGTGACATCCCAGCCATCCACGGGTGGTGGATCGTATACTGGACAGCACCCTCAGCAGCAGTTCAGCGGGCCGGGACCGGTTGATTATCCCGACGCGCAGACGATGGAGTTTCTGCAGAACTTGGGTGCTTCGGCCAACGGCGAGTTCGGCAGGATGGACCAGTCTCAGATCGACCTCGGCATGGGTATGAACTGGGAAGGGCTCCATCACGACTTTAGCGAGACTCCCCAGATGAACCCCTTCGATaccttcttctttggcggGCCCCAAGGTGCCAACGGCAACGGGTCCAGCAACGATGGAGGGATGAATATGTGA